In the Salarias fasciatus chromosome 13, fSalaFa1.1, whole genome shotgun sequence genome, one interval contains:
- the LOC115399388 gene encoding peroxisomal membrane protein PEX13-like, translating into MDSQPPLKPWERRIPGAMGAPVNYRSADFAPSVAPSTSAGPPVLTRVVPPVPPRPVQPSYRPTYSSFPSTYSPYGGSIYGGYGGYSPYSFGSGGYGVGRYNRLPHAEDVAPSRFVQQAEESSRGAFESIESIVNTFASVSMMLDATFSAVYNSFRAVLDVANQFTRLRAHLTHVLSAFTLVRMLRYLYRRLQRLLGRGSEIEDLWADSTQDALVSPSGGHSTGTSNPGMKSWPIFLFFSVVLGGPYLIWKLLSSSQVAEENNTDWASGEDDHVVARAEYNFTAASEEEISLQAGDMLNLAPKEQQPRVRGWLLASSNGQTTGLVPANYVKVLGKRRGRRHAEAEMLAQERRAHAELSQNASAAQPHSESAPSFAPDLSVMSTDELLESTYRETSESAGVGASSSSTVLNIPDKMDL; encoded by the exons ATGGATTCACAGCCCCCACTGAAGCCGTGGGAAAGGAGGATTCCGGGCGCTATGGGTGCTCCCGTAAATTACAG GTCTGCAGACTTCGCCCCCTCAGTTGCCCCCTCCACCTCGGCCGGCCCTCCTGTCCTGACCCGGGTGGTTCCTCCTGTTCCCCCCCGTCCAGTGCAGCCGTCCTACCGTCCAACCTACAGCTCGTTCCCCTCCACCTACAGCCCCTATGGGGGCTCCATCTACGGTGGCTACGGCGGCTACAGCCCCTACAGCTTCGGCAGCGGCGGCTACGGCGTGGGACGCTACAACCGCCTGCCCCACGCCGAGGACGTGGCCCCCAGCCGCTTCGTGCAGCAGGCGGAAGAGAGCAGCCGCGGCGCCTTCGAGTCCATCGAGAGCATCGTCAACACTTTCGCGTCCGTCAGCATGATGCTGGACGCCACGTTTTCAGCCGTGTACAACAGTTTCCGCGCAGTGCTGGACGTGGCCAACCAGTTCACGCGGCTGCGCGCCCACCTCACCCACGTCCTGTCGGCCTTCACTTTGGTGCGCATGCTGCGCTACCTCTACAGGCGGTTGCAGAGGCTCCTGGGACGCGGGTCGGAGATTGAGGACTTGTGGGCCGACAGCACTCAGGACGCCCTGGTGAGCCCCTCCGGAGGGCACAGCACAGGCACGAGCAATCCAGGCATGAAGTCCTGGcctatttttctgtttttctctgttgtccTGGGAGGACCTTACCTCATCTGGAAACTGCTGAGCTCCAGCCAAGTCGCTGAAGAAAACA atACTGACTGGGCCAGTGGGGAGGACGACCATGTGGTGGCCAGAGCAGAGTACAACTTCACAGCTGCCTCTGAGGAGGAGATttctctgcaggctggagacATGCTCAACCTCGCTCCTAAAG AACAACAGCCCCGGGTTCGCGGCTGGCTGCTGGCCAGCTCCAACGGTCAGACCACCGGGCTCGTGCCGGCCAACTACGTCAAAGTCCTCGGGAAGAGGCGAGGTCGAAGGCACGCGGAGGCCGAGATGCTCGCCCAGGAGCGCCGAGCTCACGCAGAGCTCTCCCAGAATGCGTCGGCGGCACAGCCACATTCTGAATCGGCGCCGAGTTTCGCCCCGGACCTCAGTGTGATGTCCACGGACGAGCTGCTGGAGTCGACGTACAGAGAGACGTCGGAGTCTGCGGGGGTGGGAGCATCCAGCTCCAGCACAGTGCTGAACATCCCGGACAAGATGGAcctgtga